In one window of Helianthus annuus cultivar XRQ/B chromosome 17, HanXRQr2.0-SUNRISE, whole genome shotgun sequence DNA:
- the LOC118488963 gene encoding uncharacterized protein LOC118488963 has product MSSAGKSSKPASKFSIADLDTVRSTKKKATASPSVSIPKAPTKGRGGKKRKNSEVEDLQGLPLIRHQFLEYFNDKFAEIEDYVGSVEELDKKIADLQQVAVLKDLKIADLEKALQDAKTQTTKILIDIDYEKHELVEGAKVSAAIIIYKTKLKMAQEAQDPDFDRSSWDVEGWKARLADLEDDEEAEEVLAIEAGGSGKDQVKDTGAGGDDDAAKV; this is encoded by the exons atgtcaa gtgccggaaaatcttCCAAGCCTGCCTCCAAGTTCAGCATTGCCGATCTCGACACTGTACGATCCACCAAGAAGAAGGCCACTGCAAGCCCTAGTGtctcgatccccaaggcacccactaAGGGAAGAGGTGGCAAAAAGAGGAAAAACTCTGAGgttgaggatctgcaaggcctaccactgatccgccaccagttccttgaATACTTCAATGAC aaatttgctgagatcgaaGACTATGTTGGGAGCGTTGAGGAGCTGGacaagaagattgctgacctccaacaagttgcagtgctcaaggatcttaagattgctgatCTCGAAAAAGCCCTTCAAGACGCCAAGACTCAGACAACTAAAATCCTGATTGAcattgactacgagaagcatgagctCGTGGAAGGTGCAAAGGTCTCCGCTGCCATCATAATTTACAAGACAAAACTGAAGATGGCCCAGgaagctcaagatcctgacttcgacagaagcagctgggatgttgagggctggaaggcgaggctagctgatctggaggatgatgaagaggctgaagAGGTTTTGGCAatcgaggctggaggcagtggaaAGGATCAGGTGAAGGATACTGGAGCTGGAGGGGAtgatgatgcagcgaaggtgtag